ATAGCGGCGGTCGTCGAGACAACGGTGAGGAATTCCAGGAGACGAGGTCACTGCCATCAACGGTGAGGAATTCCAGGAGATGAGGTCACTGCCATCAACGGTGAGGAATTCCAGGAGACGAGGTCACTGTCATCAGCGGTGAGAGTTTCCAGGAGGCGGCCCCGGTGGGATCAGAGGTGAGCTGTTCCAGGAGACCGTCCGCAGGTCGCTGAGCGGTGAGTCGATGCAAGAACAGAACAGCACCTCTGGCGTCTGCAAAGCATCCGAAGGTGAGGCGTTCCAGGAGATCGACCGCAAAGGTGAGCGATTCCAGGAGGTGAGAAAGTGTCATGCCGACTTCGCACCGTCGATATGGTGAGGATTTCCAGGGAGTGCGTTTGCCACGCGCAGAATGACATACCGATGCGATTGCGCAGGCAACCGTCAACTAAAAACACCAAAGGTGAGAGAATTCGGGAGCGGTCGAGGTGAGAATATCGCTACCTGTCCCCGCACTTTAAATTCAAAGGTGAGGGAATTCGGGAGCCTGGATCCGTGCCCGCATCTCGTCCTTGAACTCGTTTACGTGGAGCGCTTCCCGCAATGACGCCCAAGACTTTCGCCAAAGAGATCAAGGCCGCGCTCGCACCGCACGCCGACGCGCAGCGCGCGCCCGCTATGCGTGCCTACATGCGCGATCAGTTCGACTTTGTCGGCGTGCCCACCCCGCTGCGGCGGCAAGCTGTGCTGCCGGTATTCAAGCGGCTGGAGGTGGAGAACGCCGAGCATTTATTGGCGTGCGCGAACGCCGTGTGGACGATGCCGGCACGCGAATACCAGTATGTCGCAACCGACTTGTTGGCGCGCAAGTGGAAGACGCTGGCAGTGGCAGACATCACGCATTTGCTGGAGATCGTGCAGCGCGCTTGCTGGTGGGATTGCGTCGACCCGCTCGCAGGTGTGGTCGGCGATGTGTTGAAGGTGGCGCGAACACACACGCCGCAAGCACAGGCCACCATGGATGCGGCGCTTCAACATGACTCGCTGTGGGTACGGCGCGTCGCAATGATTCATCAGCTCGGCTGGCGCGATCACACCGACGAAACGCGTCTGTTCGGCTATGCCCGCTCGCTGGCCAACGAAAGCGATTTTTTCATCCGCAAAGCGATCGGCTGGGCGTTGCGCGATTACGCGTGGCACGCGCCTCAAGCGGTGAGCGGCTTTCTATCGGTTTCCGGCGACATCATGTCGCCGCTCACCGTGCGAGAAGCGTCGAAGCATCTGCCGTCGATTCGCTGACCCTGCTTCAGGACTTTCGATCGCGGCCGCTTATCTTGCGCCGGAGCAACTAGCACCTGTGCGATTGCGTCGCTTGATTCACATCAATCTCTAGAGAAGTAAGCGCCGCCTCGTCACCCCCGACCATTGATGATGGTACTCAGATCGACCCGTACCTCATCAAGGAGTCTGACGATGCCCGTGACGCCCACCCGGAAAACCACCCTCGCCGACATGGTTCGCCTCGGCCGGAACCCGTCGGATTCGCTCGAAAAGGCGGGCAGGGAACCCACTACGTCGCCCGACGAATTGAGCGGGCGTCATGGCTACAACGCCGACTTCCTGACAGGCTGGCGCGTCGCGCTGCCCCAACCTGCCGGCGACATTCGCCCGCTTCGCCGGGGCGGGCCGGGCGCCGAACTCAGGTATCAAAACTTCTCGGTAATCATGTCGGCCTCGCGACGGCTTCCGCTCATCACCGCGGTCAATATCGACGGTGCGCAATCGCGGCAAGTGCCGCGCACCGACGTGTGGTGTTTCGACGGACGGCTCGACAAAGACGATCAATGGGGAGACGCGCTCTACGACGGCAACGCACTGGACCGAGGTCACATGGTGCGTCGAGAAGATCCGGTCTGGGGCACGCTGGAGGAAGCGCGCACGGCCAATGCCGACACGTTCCATTTCACGAACTGTTGCCCGCAAATGGCGAGTGTCAATCAGAAGGTCTGGCTGGGACTCGAAGACTACGTTTTACGGCACGCCAAGGTGGATCGCATGCGCGTGTCGGTCTTCACCGGCCCGTTCTTCGGCGCGAACGACCTGGCCTATCGCGGCGCCCTGATCCCGAAGGCGTTCTGGAAAGTCGTCGCGATTGTGACGGAGAACGGCCGTCCTTCCGCGACCGCCTATAAGGTCGATCAGGTGCAGGCGCTTGAGCACCTCAAGTTTGTCTACGCCGGGTATAAGACGTTCCAGATCAGTATCCGGAGTGTGATGCAGAACACGAATATAGACTTCAGCGCGCTCATTCCCTACGACGGGTTTTCTCAACATGAAGTGGCGCAAGGAACCGAACTGGTCGAGCCACTCGATTCCTTCGAAAGCATTCGAGTCTAGAGATGCTGGGCGCTATGCGCGCAGCTTGTCTTAACGGTGACATCAGAAAATTGGCCGTTAAACATTAACGGCTTTTCATTCAAAAACTTTAGCGATTTATTTACGGATTTTTATACGCACCAGAACAGTGTAGTCATGGCTTAGTAACAAACCTCGGCAATACTCGGCAGCGCTGCAAGTCAGACCATATTTCGTACAAAACGCGCTGCTCCGATCGAGGGCTGACGCGAAGGCCAGACCCCGGGGGGTTCAAATGACTATCCGTCATCGCATCACGCTATTGGTTGTTTTGATGTTCGTCGC
This genomic stretch from Paraburkholderia bryophila harbors:
- a CDS encoding DNA alkylation repair protein gives rise to the protein MTPKTFAKEIKAALAPHADAQRAPAMRAYMRDQFDFVGVPTPLRRQAVLPVFKRLEVENAEHLLACANAVWTMPAREYQYVATDLLARKWKTLAVADITHLLEIVQRACWWDCVDPLAGVVGDVLKVARTHTPQAQATMDAALQHDSLWVRRVAMIHQLGWRDHTDETRLFGYARSLANESDFFIRKAIGWALRDYAWHAPQAVSGFLSVSGDIMSPLTVREASKHLPSIR
- a CDS encoding DNA/RNA non-specific endonuclease — protein: MPVTPTRKTTLADMVRLGRNPSDSLEKAGREPTTSPDELSGRHGYNADFLTGWRVALPQPAGDIRPLRRGGPGAELRYQNFSVIMSASRRLPLITAVNIDGAQSRQVPRTDVWCFDGRLDKDDQWGDALYDGNALDRGHMVRREDPVWGTLEEARTANADTFHFTNCCPQMASVNQKVWLGLEDYVLRHAKVDRMRVSVFTGPFFGANDLAYRGALIPKAFWKVVAIVTENGRPSATAYKVDQVQALEHLKFVYAGYKTFQISIRSVMQNTNIDFSALIPYDGFSQHEVAQGTELVEPLDSFESIRV